One part of the Osmerus mordax isolate fOsmMor3 chromosome 18, fOsmMor3.pri, whole genome shotgun sequence genome encodes these proteins:
- the LOC136961762 gene encoding voltage-dependent calcium channel gamma-4 subunit-like isoform X1, translating to MEAKGRHMPPDLAVFIPLPAMVWCERGIQVLLTTMGAFAAFALMTVAIGTDYWLYARAFICNSTANSSQEDPNNKDKKDPGALTHSGLWRICCLEGLKSGVCSQINHFPDDADYDQDAAEYLLRVVRASSIFPILSAILLLLGGVCVASSSFYKSKRNIILGGGILFVAAGLSNIIGVIVYISAALSDISPKKDEDKKWHYSYGWSFYFGGLSFILAEMVGVLAVNIYIEKNKELRCRSRTDLFKTTTHAMLRLPSYRFRRRSRSSSHSTDPPHSRDASPVGGAKSFTLPPSAPPFSVATLPNPHHTSGGGGGDISMYTLTRDSKLGSLGGGGPPLYGTVDRATLYQLHNYFPKDGGADSGGGGVMMSGTLPSLSKSNLAASAQNAPVSAAPLNTSTSSGPATSQPPTSTMERDRGMATLDRLTAKRDRDSNSDTLNRRTTPV from the exons ATGGAGGCGAAAGGCAGACACATGCCCCCAG ACCTAGCAGTTTTCATTC ccctcccagccatgGTGTGGTGCGAGCGGGGCATCCAGGTTCTGCTCACCACCATGGGGGCCTTCGCGGCCTTCGCCCTGATGACCGTGGCCATCGGCACCGACTACTGGCTCTACGCCCGGGCCTTCATCTGCAACAGCACGGCCAACTCGTCTCAGGAAGACCCCAACAACAAGGACAAGAAAGACCCCGGCGCGCTCACACACTCGGGCCTCTGGAGGATCTGCTGCCTGGAAG ggcTGAAAAGCGGAGTGTGTTCTCAGATCAATCATTTCCCTGATGATGCAGACTACGACCAGGATGCTGCTGAGTACCTGCTGC GCGTAGTTCGGGCCTCGAGCATCTTCCCCATCCTGAGCGCCATCCTGCTCCTGCTGGGCGGGGTGTGTGTTGCTTCCAGCAGCTTCTATAAAAGCAAGAGGAACATCATTTTGGGAGGGGGAATCCTGTTTGTGGCAGCAG gtCTAAGTAACATAATCGGTGTGATTGTGTACATCTCGGCCGCTCTAAGCGACATCTCTCCTAAGAAGGACGAGGATAAGAAGTGGCACTACTCTTATGGCTGGTCTTTCTACTTTGGCGGCTTGTCCTTCATCCTGGCTGAGATGGTGGGCGTTCTCGCCGTGAACATCTACATCGagaagaacaaggagctgcGCTGCCGATCCCGCACCGACCTCTTCAAGACCACCACTCACGCCATGCTCCGCCTCCCCAGCTACCGTTTCCGCCGGCGTTCTCGCTCCAGTTCGCACTCCACCGACCCACCCCACTCGCGCGACGCCTCACCAGTAGGGGGCGCCAAGAGCTTCACCCTGCCGCCCTCTGCTCCGCCGTTCTCCGTGGCCACCCTGCCCAACCCCCACCACACCagcggtggaggagggggggatatcTCCATGTACACGCTGACCAGGGACTCCAAGCTGGGgagtctgggaggaggaggtcccCCTCTGTACGGGACGGTGGATCGGGCCACGCTCTACCAGTTGCACAACTACTTCCCAAAAGATGGTGGCGCggacagtggaggaggaggagtgatgaTGAGCGGCACCCTGCCGTCCCTCTCCAAGTCCAACCTCGCTGCCTCGGCCCAGAATGCACCTGTGTCTGCCGCACCGTTGAATACCTCAACCTCCTCAGGCCCTGCCACCTCTCAGCCGCCCACCTCCACCATGGAGCGTGACAGAGGCATGGCCACGCTCGATAGGCTGACGGCCAAGCGCGACAGAGATAGCAACTCTGACACGTTGAACAGGAGAACCACGCCAGTGTGA
- the LOC136961762 gene encoding voltage-dependent calcium channel gamma-4 subunit-like isoform X3, protein MVWCERGIQVLLTTMGAFAAFALMTVAIGTDYWLYARAFICNSTANSSQEDPNNKDKKDPGALTHSGLWRICCLEGLKSGVCSQINHFPDDADYDQDAAEYLLRVVRASSIFPILSAILLLLGGVCVASSSFYKSKRNIILGGGILFVAAGLSNIIGVIVYISAALSDISPKKDEDKKWHYSYGWSFYFGGLSFILAEMVGVLAVNIYIEKNKELRCRSRTDLFKTTTHAMLRLPSYRFRRRSRSSSHSTDPPHSRDASPVGGAKSFTLPPSAPPFSVATLPNPHHTSGGGGGDISMYTLTRDSKLGSLGGGGPPLYGTVDRATLYQLHNYFPKDGGADSGGGGVMMSGTLPSLSKSNLAASAQNAPVSAAPLNTSTSSGPATSQPPTSTMERDRGMATLDRLTAKRDRDSNSDTLNRRTTPV, encoded by the exons atgGTGTGGTGCGAGCGGGGCATCCAGGTTCTGCTCACCACCATGGGGGCCTTCGCGGCCTTCGCCCTGATGACCGTGGCCATCGGCACCGACTACTGGCTCTACGCCCGGGCCTTCATCTGCAACAGCACGGCCAACTCGTCTCAGGAAGACCCCAACAACAAGGACAAGAAAGACCCCGGCGCGCTCACACACTCGGGCCTCTGGAGGATCTGCTGCCTGGAAG ggcTGAAAAGCGGAGTGTGTTCTCAGATCAATCATTTCCCTGATGATGCAGACTACGACCAGGATGCTGCTGAGTACCTGCTGC GCGTAGTTCGGGCCTCGAGCATCTTCCCCATCCTGAGCGCCATCCTGCTCCTGCTGGGCGGGGTGTGTGTTGCTTCCAGCAGCTTCTATAAAAGCAAGAGGAACATCATTTTGGGAGGGGGAATCCTGTTTGTGGCAGCAG gtCTAAGTAACATAATCGGTGTGATTGTGTACATCTCGGCCGCTCTAAGCGACATCTCTCCTAAGAAGGACGAGGATAAGAAGTGGCACTACTCTTATGGCTGGTCTTTCTACTTTGGCGGCTTGTCCTTCATCCTGGCTGAGATGGTGGGCGTTCTCGCCGTGAACATCTACATCGagaagaacaaggagctgcGCTGCCGATCCCGCACCGACCTCTTCAAGACCACCACTCACGCCATGCTCCGCCTCCCCAGCTACCGTTTCCGCCGGCGTTCTCGCTCCAGTTCGCACTCCACCGACCCACCCCACTCGCGCGACGCCTCACCAGTAGGGGGCGCCAAGAGCTTCACCCTGCCGCCCTCTGCTCCGCCGTTCTCCGTGGCCACCCTGCCCAACCCCCACCACACCagcggtggaggagggggggatatcTCCATGTACACGCTGACCAGGGACTCCAAGCTGGGgagtctgggaggaggaggtcccCCTCTGTACGGGACGGTGGATCGGGCCACGCTCTACCAGTTGCACAACTACTTCCCAAAAGATGGTGGCGCggacagtggaggaggaggagtgatgaTGAGCGGCACCCTGCCGTCCCTCTCCAAGTCCAACCTCGCTGCCTCGGCCCAGAATGCACCTGTGTCTGCCGCACCGTTGAATACCTCAACCTCCTCAGGCCCTGCCACCTCTCAGCCGCCCACCTCCACCATGGAGCGTGACAGAGGCATGGCCACGCTCGATAGGCTGACGGCCAAGCGCGACAGAGATAGCAACTCTGACACGTTGAACAGGAGAACCACGCCAGTGTGA
- the LOC136961762 gene encoding voltage-dependent calcium channel gamma-4 subunit-like isoform X2, translating to MEAKGRHMPPAMVWCERGIQVLLTTMGAFAAFALMTVAIGTDYWLYARAFICNSTANSSQEDPNNKDKKDPGALTHSGLWRICCLEGLKSGVCSQINHFPDDADYDQDAAEYLLRVVRASSIFPILSAILLLLGGVCVASSSFYKSKRNIILGGGILFVAAGLSNIIGVIVYISAALSDISPKKDEDKKWHYSYGWSFYFGGLSFILAEMVGVLAVNIYIEKNKELRCRSRTDLFKTTTHAMLRLPSYRFRRRSRSSSHSTDPPHSRDASPVGGAKSFTLPPSAPPFSVATLPNPHHTSGGGGGDISMYTLTRDSKLGSLGGGGPPLYGTVDRATLYQLHNYFPKDGGADSGGGGVMMSGTLPSLSKSNLAASAQNAPVSAAPLNTSTSSGPATSQPPTSTMERDRGMATLDRLTAKRDRDSNSDTLNRRTTPV from the exons ATGGAGGCGAAAGGCAGACACATGCCCCCAG ccatgGTGTGGTGCGAGCGGGGCATCCAGGTTCTGCTCACCACCATGGGGGCCTTCGCGGCCTTCGCCCTGATGACCGTGGCCATCGGCACCGACTACTGGCTCTACGCCCGGGCCTTCATCTGCAACAGCACGGCCAACTCGTCTCAGGAAGACCCCAACAACAAGGACAAGAAAGACCCCGGCGCGCTCACACACTCGGGCCTCTGGAGGATCTGCTGCCTGGAAG ggcTGAAAAGCGGAGTGTGTTCTCAGATCAATCATTTCCCTGATGATGCAGACTACGACCAGGATGCTGCTGAGTACCTGCTGC GCGTAGTTCGGGCCTCGAGCATCTTCCCCATCCTGAGCGCCATCCTGCTCCTGCTGGGCGGGGTGTGTGTTGCTTCCAGCAGCTTCTATAAAAGCAAGAGGAACATCATTTTGGGAGGGGGAATCCTGTTTGTGGCAGCAG gtCTAAGTAACATAATCGGTGTGATTGTGTACATCTCGGCCGCTCTAAGCGACATCTCTCCTAAGAAGGACGAGGATAAGAAGTGGCACTACTCTTATGGCTGGTCTTTCTACTTTGGCGGCTTGTCCTTCATCCTGGCTGAGATGGTGGGCGTTCTCGCCGTGAACATCTACATCGagaagaacaaggagctgcGCTGCCGATCCCGCACCGACCTCTTCAAGACCACCACTCACGCCATGCTCCGCCTCCCCAGCTACCGTTTCCGCCGGCGTTCTCGCTCCAGTTCGCACTCCACCGACCCACCCCACTCGCGCGACGCCTCACCAGTAGGGGGCGCCAAGAGCTTCACCCTGCCGCCCTCTGCTCCGCCGTTCTCCGTGGCCACCCTGCCCAACCCCCACCACACCagcggtggaggagggggggatatcTCCATGTACACGCTGACCAGGGACTCCAAGCTGGGgagtctgggaggaggaggtcccCCTCTGTACGGGACGGTGGATCGGGCCACGCTCTACCAGTTGCACAACTACTTCCCAAAAGATGGTGGCGCggacagtggaggaggaggagtgatgaTGAGCGGCACCCTGCCGTCCCTCTCCAAGTCCAACCTCGCTGCCTCGGCCCAGAATGCACCTGTGTCTGCCGCACCGTTGAATACCTCAACCTCCTCAGGCCCTGCCACCTCTCAGCCGCCCACCTCCACCATGGAGCGTGACAGAGGCATGGCCACGCTCGATAGGCTGACGGCCAAGCGCGACAGAGATAGCAACTCTGACACGTTGAACAGGAGAACCACGCCAGTGTGA